Proteins co-encoded in one uncultured Draconibacterium sp. genomic window:
- a CDS encoding TonB-dependent receptor, which yields MEKCINVKLSRSSGMLQKLRRVTTATMALLLAFVISVQASTYSESVKFDLKMKKASLKEVFQTITDQSEFKFVYNNDVVNDNQKVSVSTEDARVEEILDEILPQHNLDYKVVDRQVIVYPAEKETEAIDSEAQQGNTINGKVIDTDGLPLPGVSVIVKGTTIGIVTNPDGEYSLEVPADAQVLIFSFVGMRAEEVIIGNKTTINVTMEAEAIGLEEVVAIGYGTEKKATITGSVAGVKGEDLKKSPALNISNNLVGRTPGLIALNRSGEPGYDGSDLLIRGSNTLNDNTPLVVVDGITGRDMNRIDPADIESVSILKDASAAIYGAQAANGVILITTKRGKIGKPTITINMNQGFNQPTRVPDMADAATYAEMINEINIYRDRDPIYTEDDLQKYRDGSAPWTHPNTDWYDATFKTWSPQTYGNISISGGSQEMRYYVSMGANHQDGIYENSATSYNQYDFRANLDGKVSEHINFAVDVSGRQENRNFPTRSAGAIFRMLMRGKPNLPAYWPDGTPGPDIEYGDNPVVIVTDETGYNKDTRYIFDSNMKLDIEIPWVKGLTLTANAAIDKRMRKDKVFQKGWYLYSWDYETYGDDGKPALIKGKRGFDDPRLRQEFRDQQNITLNGLLNYETTIGDDHSLKFLAGIERFKGDEMNFWAYRRYFVTDQIDQMFAGGDLEKDNSGSASETARLNYFGRVNYRLKDKYLAEFVWRYDGSYIFPEDSRFGFFPGISLGWRISEENFWKENLGFIENFKLRASIGQTGNDRIDPFQFMSSYGFNSDGWTYIFNESVESKVLTESRIPNPAVTWEIATQKNIGIDGQMLDGKLYFEADYFHNFREDILWWRNASVPESTGLSLPRENIGEVVNQGFEFNVSYRDNIGDFSYQVGINGGYQKNRIEFWDETPGIPDYQKSTGKPMDTDLYYETDGIFHTQAEVDAYPHWAGARPGDVKFVDVNDDGAIDGLDRVRIDKNNIPRFQGGVTANLAYKNFDLAMLFQGAFGAVQYIDTESGEIGNFLQFYAEDRWTPDNPDGSTPRAWNRNEEYWRNNNNTYFLRSTDYVRLKNLELGYNFSPNVCSLLGVDALRLYFNGANLFVFDSFDVFDPEGDSASGQSYPQNRTINAGVTVTF from the coding sequence ATGGAAAAATGCATTAATGTTAAGCTATCCCGTTCATCGGGAATGCTGCAAAAGCTTCGCCGGGTAACAACTGCCACCATGGCATTGTTACTGGCGTTTGTAATTAGTGTACAGGCCAGCACTTACTCTGAATCGGTTAAATTCGATTTAAAGATGAAGAAGGCCAGCCTGAAAGAAGTATTTCAAACTATCACTGACCAAAGTGAGTTTAAATTTGTTTACAACAACGACGTTGTAAACGACAACCAAAAAGTTTCGGTATCAACCGAAGATGCACGTGTTGAAGAAATTTTAGATGAAATTTTACCACAACACAACCTCGACTACAAAGTTGTAGACCGCCAGGTAATTGTTTATCCTGCAGAAAAAGAGACTGAAGCCATTGATTCGGAAGCCCAGCAAGGCAATACTATCAACGGTAAGGTTATCGACACTGATGGTCTTCCACTTCCCGGAGTATCAGTAATTGTAAAGGGAACAACCATTGGTATTGTAACCAATCCTGATGGAGAATACTCTTTGGAAGTACCTGCTGATGCACAAGTTCTTATCTTCTCGTTTGTTGGTATGCGCGCCGAGGAAGTGATTATCGGAAACAAAACAACCATTAATGTAACAATGGAAGCCGAAGCCATTGGTTTGGAAGAAGTAGTGGCAATTGGTTACGGTACCGAGAAAAAAGCTACCATTACGGGTTCGGTTGCAGGAGTGAAAGGTGAAGATCTGAAAAAATCACCGGCACTCAACATCTCGAACAACCTGGTTGGTAGAACTCCCGGTTTAATTGCATTGAACCGTTCGGGAGAACCCGGTTACGATGGATCTGACCTTCTGATTCGTGGATCGAACACATTAAACGACAACACTCCGCTTGTTGTTGTAGATGGTATTACCGGCCGCGACATGAACCGTATCGATCCGGCCGACATTGAAAGTGTATCAATACTGAAAGATGCATCGGCAGCAATTTACGGTGCACAGGCAGCAAACGGTGTAATCCTCATCACTACTAAACGTGGTAAAATTGGTAAACCTACCATTACAATTAACATGAACCAGGGATTTAACCAACCAACACGTGTTCCTGATATGGCTGATGCGGCTACTTATGCTGAAATGATCAACGAAATAAACATCTATCGCGATCGCGATCCGATTTACACGGAAGATGATCTTCAGAAGTACCGCGATGGCTCAGCACCATGGACTCATCCAAATACCGACTGGTACGATGCAACATTTAAAACATGGTCACCTCAAACCTATGGAAACATTTCTATCAGTGGAGGTTCGCAGGAAATGCGCTATTATGTTTCAATGGGTGCCAATCACCAGGATGGTATTTACGAAAATTCGGCAACAAGTTATAATCAATACGACTTCCGTGCCAACTTAGATGGAAAAGTAAGTGAACACATCAATTTTGCCGTTGATGTTTCAGGACGCCAAGAGAACAGGAATTTTCCAACTCGTTCTGCAGGTGCTATTTTCCGTATGTTAATGCGTGGAAAACCAAACTTGCCAGCTTATTGGCCCGATGGTACTCCGGGACCGGATATTGAATATGGCGACAATCCGGTTGTTATTGTTACCGACGAAACCGGTTACAATAAAGACACCCGCTACATATTTGATAGCAATATGAAACTTGATATCGAAATTCCTTGGGTAAAAGGCTTAACATTAACAGCCAACGCCGCTATCGACAAGCGGATGCGCAAAGACAAGGTATTCCAAAAGGGCTGGTATTTATATTCGTGGGATTACGAGACATACGGTGATGACGGCAAACCTGCATTGATAAAAGGGAAAAGAGGTTTTGATGATCCTCGTTTGCGTCAGGAATTCCGCGACCAGCAAAATATTACTTTAAACGGTTTGTTGAATTATGAAACAACCATTGGCGATGACCATAGCCTGAAATTTTTAGCCGGTATCGAACGGTTTAAAGGTGATGAAATGAATTTCTGGGCCTACCGTCGTTATTTTGTTACCGACCAAATTGACCAGATGTTTGCCGGAGGCGACCTGGAAAAAGACAATTCAGGATCGGCAAGTGAAACTGCACGTCTGAACTATTTTGGAAGGGTTAACTATCGTTTAAAAGACAAATACCTCGCGGAATTTGTATGGCGTTACGATGGTTCATACATTTTCCCGGAAGACAGCCGCTTTGGTTTCTTCCCCGGTATTTCGTTAGGATGGCGTATTTCGGAAGAAAATTTCTGGAAAGAAAACTTAGGATTTATTGAAAACTTTAAATTGCGTGCGTCTATCGGACAAACCGGTAACGATCGTATCGACCCATTCCAGTTTATGTCGTCATACGGATTCAACTCCGATGGCTGGACCTATATCTTCAACGAATCAGTTGAAAGCAAGGTATTAACCGAAAGTCGTATTCCGAACCCGGCAGTAACCTGGGAAATTGCAACACAGAAAAACATTGGTATCGATGGTCAGATGCTGGATGGCAAACTCTACTTCGAAGCTGACTACTTCCATAACTTCCGTGAAGATATTCTTTGGTGGAGAAATGCGTCTGTGCCGGAATCAACAGGTTTATCATTACCACGTGAGAACATTGGTGAGGTTGTTAACCAGGGTTTCGAATTTAACGTATCGTATCGCGACAATATTGGCGATTTTAGTTACCAGGTTGGAATAAACGGTGGATATCAGAAAAACCGGATCGAATTCTGGGATGAAACACCGGGAATTCCTGACTACCAAAAATCAACCGGAAAACCGATGGATACTGATCTGTATTATGAAACTGACGGAATTTTCCATACACAGGCAGAGGTTGATGCTTACCCACACTGGGCAGGCGCTCGCCCGGGCGATGTAAAATTTGTTGATGTTAACGACGATGGCGCAATTGATGGACTCGACCGTGTACGGATCGACAAAAATAACATACCTCGTTTCCAGGGTGGTGTTACCGCTAACCTGGCATATAAAAACTTCGACCTTGCAATGTTATTTCAGGGAGCATTCGGAGCAGTTCAGTATATCGACACAGAATCGGGAGAGATTGGTAACTTCCTTCAGTTTTATGCCGAAGACCGCTGGACTCCGGACAATCCGGACGGAAGCACACCAAGAGCTTGGAACCGTAATGAAGAATACTGGAGAAATAATAACAACACTTATTTCCTGCGTTCAACCGATTATGTTCGCCTGAAAAACCTTGAATTAGGTTATAATTTCAGTCCGAATGTATGCTCACTTTTAGGAGTTGATGCATTGCGTTTGTACTTCAACGGTGCCAACCTGTTCGTCTTCGATAGTTTTGATGTATTCGACCCTGAGGGAGACAGTGCATCAGGCCAGTCTTATCCGCAAAACAGAACGATTAATGCTGGTGTAACCGTAACCTTTTAA
- a CDS encoding RagB/SusD family nutrient uptake outer membrane protein, whose product MKKITYILGLLLLVVTSCNQDFLDKKPLDEYSEVDVWSDPALIETFVNNFYREVGHSWDIDMQASYVDEGHFTPDWGVSNFNKSLLTTDDIPGWEVDWFGTATIQRLWGPMYKAIRATNIFFSKIDEVVMDDQDMKDRLTGETYFWRAYYYHYLTALYGGVPIIKEPYSLSDEFEVARNTYAECIDFIVSDLDAAAALLPVSYDGDNKGRATKGAALALKARVLLYAASDLHNGYNANGYSNVELIGYTGGSQTDRWTAAKNAAKAVIDMGEYSLAYPNPANAEEATANYTAYFTSKGESEDIFLRYYLAKTDENWDNYHPGIHNGPNGYHNWGNNTPVGNLVDAFEMEDGTAFDWDNPEQKADPYGIFDGQRRDPRFYANVLYDGARWRARPTDVANIDPIGIIQTGKWQLSSDPDDLRHGLDTRQGPIEDWNGGRTGYYLRKGIVKDIDAQFTKQEVPWRYMRLGEVYLNYAEACIELGEDDEAKKYINMIRQRAGMPDITETGEELKARYRNERRVELMYEEHRFFDVRRWLIGDEAYGDTYAVDVFYGWEDGATATQPTYEPWVYEERAWDDKCYFFPIKRDEMNKNSLLIQNPGY is encoded by the coding sequence ATGAAGAAAATAACATATATTTTAGGATTATTACTTCTTGTAGTTACATCCTGTAATCAAGATTTTCTTGATAAAAAACCTTTGGATGAATATTCCGAAGTAGATGTGTGGAGCGATCCGGCCCTGATTGAAACCTTTGTAAACAATTTCTATCGAGAAGTTGGACACTCATGGGATATTGATATGCAGGCCTCTTATGTAGATGAAGGACACTTTACACCTGACTGGGGAGTAAGTAACTTTAATAAAAGCTTGCTTACAACCGACGACATTCCGGGCTGGGAAGTAGATTGGTTTGGAACTGCAACCATTCAGCGTTTGTGGGGACCGATGTACAAAGCAATACGTGCCACTAATATCTTTTTCAGTAAAATTGATGAGGTGGTGATGGATGATCAGGATATGAAAGACAGACTAACCGGAGAAACTTATTTCTGGAGAGCTTATTATTATCATTATCTGACTGCGTTATACGGCGGTGTTCCAATAATTAAAGAACCCTACAGCCTTTCCGATGAATTTGAAGTAGCACGTAATACATATGCCGAATGTATCGACTTTATTGTAAGCGATTTGGATGCAGCGGCCGCTTTATTGCCGGTAAGCTATGATGGCGACAACAAAGGACGTGCAACAAAAGGTGCTGCACTTGCATTAAAAGCCAGAGTTTTATTGTATGCAGCAAGCGATCTGCATAATGGCTATAATGCTAATGGCTACTCAAATGTTGAGTTAATTGGTTATACCGGTGGCAGCCAGACTGACCGATGGACAGCCGCTAAAAATGCAGCAAAAGCTGTTATCGACATGGGCGAATACAGTCTTGCATATCCAAATCCGGCTAATGCCGAAGAGGCGACTGCAAACTATACCGCTTATTTCACTTCAAAAGGAGAAAGCGAAGATATTTTCCTGAGGTACTATTTGGCCAAAACCGATGAAAACTGGGACAACTATCACCCGGGAATTCACAACGGACCAAATGGGTATCACAACTGGGGGAACAACACTCCTGTAGGTAATTTGGTTGATGCATTTGAAATGGAGGACGGAACCGCTTTTGACTGGGATAATCCGGAACAAAAGGCCGACCCTTACGGAATATTTGATGGACAGCGTCGTGATCCACGTTTCTATGCAAATGTATTATATGATGGAGCACGATGGAGAGCCCGTCCTACCGACGTAGCCAATATCGATCCGATCGGTATAATTCAAACCGGAAAATGGCAATTGAGTTCAGATCCGGACGATCTTCGTCACGGATTAGATACCCGCCAGGGACCGATTGAAGACTGGAACGGTGGACGTACCGGCTACTATCTGCGAAAAGGTATTGTTAAAGATATTGATGCACAGTTTACAAAGCAGGAAGTACCATGGCGCTACATGCGTTTGGGTGAAGTGTACCTGAATTACGCCGAAGCGTGTATTGAACTCGGCGAAGATGATGAAGCTAAAAAATACATCAATATGATTCGTCAGCGTGCAGGAATGCCCGACATTACTGAAACCGGCGAAGAGTTAAAAGCTCGTTATCGCAACGAAAGAAGAGTTGAGTTGATGTATGAAGAACATCGTTTCTTCGATGTACGCCGCTGGTTAATTGGCGATGAAGCTTATGGCGATACCTACGCTGTTGACGTATTCTATGGCTGGGAAGATGGCGCTACCGCAACACAACCAACATACGAACCGTGGGTATACGAAGAACGTGCCTGGGATGACAAGTGTTACTTCTTCCCGATTAAGCGCGATGAAATGAACAAGAACAGTCTATTAATCCAGAATCCTGGATACTAA